One part of the Trichoplusia ni isolate ovarian cell line Hi5 chromosome 2, tn1, whole genome shotgun sequence genome encodes these proteins:
- the LOC113504311 gene encoding peroxisomal multifunctional enzyme type 2-like, with product MEQLRFDGRVAVVTGAGGGLGKAYALLLGARGAKVVVNDLGGARDGVGKSNFADAVVKEIKDKGGIAVADYNNVVEGEKIIKTAIDNFGRIDILINNAGILRDKSFTKMSDQDWDLIHLVHLKGAFKTTHAAWEYFRKQKYGRVIMTSSNAGIFGNFGQANYSAAKLGLVGLANTLAIEGAKYNIKVNTIAPTAASRLTEDILPPEMFEAMKPELVAPVVVYMTHESFPETGAIIDSTLGFATKTHFVRGYGAPLRSKPSDPVTLESVQQHWSKAVNMKDAVHVDKMADVTLDLVEKLQEFQERAKLDGDRESYWSKYSYNSKDLALYALGIGASVHNETDLKFLYESHENFSALPTYFILAGMCLESPLVANSMPPGKHADFTNILHGEQYIEFVDSFPGTEGEFTVRSYVTDVLDKGSSAVSIVNSEIFQGKQLVARTQQHIFVLGQGGFGGPRNSKQAVDVQPAPKRAPDAVVEQQTAEDQAALYRLSGDLNPLHIDPNVATVSGHPKPILHGLASLGFSARHVLAKYAGNDPSNFKALKARFVKPVLPGQTLVTEMWLEGKRVHFQTKTKETGNIVIAGAYVDLKNLVSGGASSSPAAAAPSGALKSDALFAKITEEVNKNKDMAKSVGGVFVYNITENGKTVKSWTLDLKTPAVYEGQPKSGKADTTMTVSDGDLVDIAAGTLQPQVAYLKGKLKIAGNIMLAQKLGPLLKSPAKI from the exons ATGGAGCAGCTACGTTTTGACGGTCGTGTTGCGGTTGTGACCGGTGCCGGTGGCGGTCTCGGCAAGGCGTACGCTCTGCTCCTGGGAGCGAGGGGCGCTAAGGTGGTCGTCAACGACCTCGGAGGCGCTCGCGATGGCGTCGGAAAATCAAACTTTGCTGATGCCGTTGTTAAAGAGATCAAGGACAAAG GTGGTATCGCAGTAGCGGATTACAACAATGTAGTTGAAGGAGAGAAGATTATTAAAACAGCCATCGATAACTTTGGCAGAATCGATATCCTTATCAACAATGCTGGCATTCTGCGTGATAAGAGCTTCACAAAAATGTCCGACCAG GACTGGGACCTTATCCACTTGGTGCACTTGAAGGGTGCCTTCAAAACCACACATGCCGCATGGGAGTACTTCCGCAAACAGAAGTATGGCCGCGTCATCATGACCTCAAGTAACGCTGGTATCTTTGGTAACTTCGGACAGGCTAACTACAG TGCTGCTAAACTGGGTCTGGTCGGTTTGGCCAACACCCTCGCTATTGAAGGTGCTAAGTACAACATCAAGGTGAACACCATCGCGCCCACCGCCGCGTCACGTCTCACCGAAGACATCCTCCCCCCAGAGATGTTCGAGGCAATGAAGCCCGAACTCGTTGCTCCCGTTGTT GTATACATGACTCACGAATCCTTCCCTGAAACCGGTGCCATCATCGACTCCACCCTGGGATTCGCCACCAAAACCCACTTCGTCAGAGGATATGGTGCCCCACTCAG GTCAAAGCCCTCTGACCCCGTGACTCTGGAGTCAGTGCAGCAGCACTGGTCGAAGGCCGTGAACATGAAGGACGCCGTCCACGTCGACAAAATGGCCGACGTCACATTGGACCTCGTCGAGAAGTTGCAG GAGTTCCAAGAGCGTGCCAAGTTGGATGGAGACCGCGAATCCTACTGGTCCAAATACAGCTACAACTCCAAAGATTTGGCTCTGTATGCCCTCGGAA TCGGTGCGTCAGTCCACAACGAGACCGACCTGAAGTTCTTGTACGAGAGCCACGAGAACTTCTCAGCCCTCCCGACTTACTTCATCCTCGCCGGTATGTGCCTGGAGTCGCCGCTCGTGGCCAACTCCATGCCGCCCGGCAAGCACGCCGACTTCACCAAC ATCCTCCACGGGGAACAATACATCGAGTTCGTGGACAGTTTCCCCGGTACCGAGGGAGAGTTCACCGTCCGTAGCTACGTCACCGATGTCTTGGACAAGGGATCCAGCGCCGTGTCCATTGTCAACA GCGAGATCTTCCAAGGCAAGCAGTTGGTAGCTCGCACACAGCAGCACATCTTCGTGCTCGGTCAGGGTGGGTTCGGCGGCCCCCGCAACAGCAAGCAAGCTGTCGACGTCCAGCCCGCTCCCAAGAGGGCTCCCGATGCTGTTGTTGAACAGCAGACGGCTGAGGATCAGGCGGCACTTTACAG GCTGTCCGGAGACTTGAACCCGCTGCACATCGACCCCAATGTAGCCACCGTCAGCGGTCACCCGAAACCCATTCTCCATGGACTCGCCTCTCTCGGTTTCTCCGCCAGACACGTACTCGCCAA GTACGCCGGCAACGACCCCAGCAACTTCAAGGCGCTGAAGGCTCGTTTCGTGAAGCCCGTGCTGCCCGGACAGACCCTCGTCACCGAGATGTGGCTCGAGGGCAAGCGCGTGCACTTCCAGACCAAGACCAAGGAGACCGGCAACATTGTTATCGCTG GTGCATACGTCGACCTAAAGAACTTAGTATCGGGTGGAGCGAGCTCTTCCCCCGCGGCGGCCGCACCCTCTGGTGCCCTCAAGAGCGACGCTCTCTTCGCCAAGATCACCGAAGAGGTGAACAAGAACAAAGACATGGCTAAGAGCGTCGGCGGCGTGTTCGTTTACAACATTACTGAGAACGGAAAGACTGTTAAATCTTGGA CTTTGGACCTCAAGACTCCTGCCGTATACGAAGGTCAACCCAAGAGTGGAAAGGCTGACACTACTATGACCGTCTCTGACGGAGACTTAGTAGACATTGCAGCAGGCACACTTCAGCCCCAGGTTGCTTACTTGAAGGGAAAGCTCAAGATTGCTGGCAACATCATGCTTGCACAGAAACTTGGCCCACTCCTTAAGTCCCCAGCCAAGATTTAA